In the genome of Actinomycetota bacterium, the window GCTGTACATCGAGGCGCTCACCGACAACCGCAACCGCACCGCCGCCGACGTGCGCGTCGCATTCACGCGCGCGGGCGGCAACCTCGGGACCTCGGGCTCGGTCGCGTTCCAGTTCCAGCGCAAGGGCGAGATCGCGGTCGAGAAGACCGCGGGGCTCGACGAGGACGAACTGCTGCTGCTCGTCGCCGACGCGGGCGGGGAGGACCTCGAGGAGGGCGACGAGGAGTGGCTCGTCTACACCGCGCCGGCCGAGGTCATGGCGGTCAAGAAGGCGCTCGAGGCCGCCGGCGTGACGGTGAAGGGCGCCGAGCAGGTCATGGAGCCGACCACGCCGAGCGTGGTGACGCTCGAGGACGCGAAGAAGGTCCTGCGCCTCGTGGACGCGCTCGAGGAACTCGACGACATCCAGGGCGTGTATCACACGATGGAGCTCACCGACGAGATCGCCGCGGCGCTGGAGTAGCGCCCGCCGCCGTTCGAAGCCCTACGCAGCGGAGGTGCGCGCGGA includes:
- a CDS encoding YebC/PmpR family DNA-binding transcriptional regulator; this encodes MSGHSKWATTKHRKAAQDKKRSALFSKLSRIITVAARTGGDPNPDNNASLAAAIEKARGYSLPKDKIQVAIDKAFGAGADAAAYEEVIYEGYGPAGIALYIEALTDNRNRTAADVRVAFTRAGGNLGTSGSVAFQFQRKGEIAVEKTAGLDEDELLLLVADAGGEDLEEGDEEWLVYTAPAEVMAVKKALEAAGVTVKGAEQVMEPTTPSVVTLEDAKKVLRLVDALEELDDIQGVYHTMELTDEIAAALE